From the Streptomyces sp. KMM 9044 genome, one window contains:
- a CDS encoding TetR/AcrR family transcriptional regulator produces MSAVPPPAPMPQEPVRPQELLQLGVEPDEPCLRADAARNRARLLEAAALLVAERGADGLTMEAVAAAAQVGKGTVFRRFGDRTGLLTALLDHSEKKFQAAFLSGPPPLGPGAPPAERLRAFGVAMLRRTADELDLQLAAQPCADRRFTNPPYRVLHRHVTLLLRAAVPDADCGLLAHTLMTQLDPALVHHLTRQCGMPLPRLETAWMDVVDRLTAPAAAAR; encoded by the coding sequence ATGTCCGCTGTCCCGCCGCCCGCCCCGATGCCGCAGGAGCCAGTCCGGCCGCAGGAGTTGCTGCAACTCGGTGTCGAGCCCGACGAACCCTGTCTGCGAGCCGACGCCGCGCGCAACCGTGCCCGGCTCCTGGAGGCCGCCGCTCTGCTGGTCGCCGAGCGCGGCGCGGACGGTCTCACCATGGAGGCGGTGGCCGCGGCGGCGCAGGTGGGCAAGGGGACGGTCTTCCGTCGTTTCGGCGACCGCACCGGACTGCTGACGGCCCTGCTCGACCACTCCGAGAAGAAGTTCCAGGCAGCCTTCCTCAGCGGCCCCCCGCCGCTGGGCCCCGGCGCGCCGCCCGCCGAGCGGCTGCGGGCCTTCGGCGTCGCCATGCTGCGCCGCACGGCCGACGAGCTGGATCTTCAGCTCGCCGCCCAGCCCTGCGCCGACCGCCGCTTCACCAACCCGCCCTATCGTGTGCTGCACCGGCACGTGACGCTGCTGCTGCGCGCGGCGGTCCCGGACGCGGACTGCGGCCTCCTCGCCCACACCCTGATGACCCAGCTCGACCCCGCGCTGGTGCACCACCTGACCCGGCAGTGCGGGATGCCGCTGCCGCGGCTCGAAACCGCGTGGATGGACGTCGTCGACCGTCTGACTGCGCCCGCCGCGGCCGCCCGCTGA
- a CDS encoding pyridoxamine 5'-phosphate oxidase family protein, with protein sequence MFPSDGFRALDRQECLRLLAEVPVGRVVYTRQALPAVLPVNFSLDTDDSVLLCTSRDSDLVRAIDGVVVAFEADGFRPERRSGWSVVITGRASVVTDPAEHERLLRTGPDTWMPMRDGVFVRVEAGMVSGRELTGLRVRRTA encoded by the coding sequence ATGTTCCCCAGCGATGGTTTCCGCGCGCTCGACCGTCAGGAGTGCCTGCGCCTGCTGGCCGAGGTGCCGGTCGGTCGCGTGGTGTACACCCGGCAGGCCCTGCCCGCCGTCCTCCCGGTCAACTTCTCCCTGGACACGGACGACTCCGTGCTGCTGTGCACCTCGCGGGACTCCGACCTGGTGCGCGCGATCGACGGTGTCGTGGTGGCCTTCGAGGCCGACGGCTTCCGGCCCGAACGCCGGTCCGGCTGGAGTGTGGTGATCACGGGCCGGGCCTCGGTGGTGACCGACCCCGCCGAGCACGAGCGGCTGCTGCGCACCGGTCCCGACACCTGGATGCCGATGCGGGACGGGGTGTTCGTACGGGTCGAGGCCGGGATGGTCTCGGGACGGGAACTCACGGGTCTGCGCGTCCGCCGCACCGCGTGA
- a CDS encoding (2Fe-2S)-binding protein, protein MPPSTFSSVTLNINGEKHVLSVDPRTTLLDALRERLDLTGTKKGCDQGQCGACTVLVDGRRTLSCLQLAVAAEDREITTVEGLAERERLHPVQQAFLDLDGLQCGYCTPGQICSAVAVIEEHAAGWPSAVTDDVRPEAGPPPLTPREIRERMSGNLCRCGAYVSIVEAVARAAAESPGGAGVPEDVTTAGAAEEAAA, encoded by the coding sequence ATGCCCCCCTCGACGTTCAGCAGCGTCACCCTGAACATCAACGGCGAGAAGCACGTGCTGTCCGTCGACCCCCGCACCACCCTGCTCGACGCCCTGCGTGAGCGCCTCGATCTGACCGGCACCAAGAAGGGCTGTGACCAGGGGCAGTGCGGCGCCTGCACGGTCCTGGTCGACGGCCGTCGGACCCTCTCCTGCCTGCAACTGGCCGTGGCGGCGGAGGACCGGGAGATCACCACCGTGGAAGGCCTCGCCGAGAGGGAGCGGCTGCACCCCGTGCAGCAGGCCTTCCTCGACCTGGACGGCCTCCAGTGCGGCTACTGCACACCCGGCCAGATCTGTTCCGCCGTCGCCGTCATCGAGGAGCACGCAGCGGGCTGGCCCAGCGCCGTCACCGACGACGTACGGCCCGAAGCGGGACCGCCGCCGCTGACCCCGCGGGAGATCCGCGAACGCATGAGCGGCAACCTGTGCCGCTGCGGCGCCTACGTCTCGATCGTCGAGGCCGTCGCCCGCGCCGCTGCCGAAAGCCCCGGGGGCGCCGGTGTCCCCGAAGACGTCACAACCGCCGGAGCCGCCGAGGAGGCTGCCGCATGA
- a CDS encoding XdhC family protein — translation MFDIAGELRQWLVEGREFAVATVVSVSGSAPRGPGAALAVDGEGAVIGSVSGGCVEGAVYELCAEALADGVTRVQRFGYSDEDAFAVGLTCGGIIDIVVAPVGAHAPAREVLRSALSAVAEGEPTALARVVRGPAGLLGGAMLVHPDGSYEGGLAGHPELDRTAAAEARALLDGGRTGTVGLSADGSHCPGGATLFVESAQPPPRMIVFGAVDFAAALVRAGKFLGYRVTVCDARPVFATRARFPEADELVVDWPHRYLRTAVTDGRTVLCVLTHDARFDVPLLALALALPVAFVGAMGSRRTHADRERRLREAGVGERELARLRSPIGLDLGARTPEETAVSIAAEIVAARRGGTGAPLTGTRTPIHREERAAAGV, via the coding sequence ATGTTTGACATCGCCGGTGAGCTGCGTCAATGGCTCGTTGAGGGAAGGGAGTTCGCCGTCGCCACCGTCGTCTCCGTGAGCGGCAGCGCACCGCGCGGGCCCGGCGCGGCGCTCGCGGTCGACGGTGAGGGCGCGGTGATCGGCTCGGTCTCCGGCGGCTGTGTCGAGGGAGCGGTGTACGAGTTGTGCGCGGAGGCGCTCGCGGACGGCGTAACGCGGGTCCAGCGGTTCGGGTACAGCGACGAGGACGCCTTCGCGGTCGGTCTGACCTGCGGCGGGATCATCGACATCGTGGTCGCCCCGGTCGGCGCGCACGCCCCCGCCCGCGAGGTGCTCCGGTCGGCTCTGTCCGCGGTGGCCGAGGGCGAGCCCACGGCCCTCGCCCGGGTCGTCCGCGGCCCGGCCGGACTGCTCGGCGGCGCGATGCTCGTCCACCCCGACGGGTCGTACGAGGGCGGCCTCGCCGGACATCCGGAGCTGGACCGTACGGCGGCGGCCGAGGCACGGGCCCTGCTGGACGGCGGACGCACCGGCACCGTCGGCCTCTCGGCGGACGGATCGCACTGCCCCGGCGGGGCGACCCTGTTCGTGGAGTCGGCGCAGCCGCCGCCCCGCATGATCGTCTTCGGTGCGGTCGACTTCGCGGCGGCGCTGGTGCGGGCCGGCAAGTTCCTCGGCTACCGGGTGACCGTCTGCGACGCCCGGCCGGTGTTCGCCACCCGGGCACGTTTCCCGGAGGCGGACGAGCTCGTCGTCGACTGGCCGCACCGCTACCTGCGTACCGCCGTCACCGACGGGCGCACGGTGCTGTGCGTGCTCACCCACGACGCCAGGTTCGACGTGCCGCTGCTGGCGCTGGCGCTGGCGCTACCGGTGGCGTTCGTCGGGGCGATGGGGTCGCGCCGTACTCACGCGGACCGGGAACGGCGGCTGCGCGAGGCAGGTGTGGGCGAGCGGGAGCTGGCCCGGCTCAGGTCGCCGATCGGCCTCGATCTCGGAGCGCGCACGCCGGAGGAGACCGCCGTGTCCATCGCGGCGGAGATCGTCGCGGCCCGCCGGGGCGGCACGGGCGCGCCGCTGACCGGCACGCGGACACCGATCCACCGCGAGGAACGGGCGGCGGCGGGGGTCTGA
- a CDS encoding FAD binding domain-containing protein produces MREFDYRRAEDVPGAVALLDADPDARYLGGGTNLVDLMKTGVERPARLVDVRQLPLDQIESTDDGGLSIGATVTNSDLAAHPEVRRRYPALSQAVLAGASGQLRNMATVGGNLLQRTRCGYFADVTKPCNKRLPGSGCPAVEGEHHNHAVLGASEHCIAVHPSDMGVALTAFDAVVSYRTADGAGEVPLADFYLPVGDTPHRETALPPGALITGVTLPPVPSASRSRYRKVRERASYAFAIGSVAAALDVSDGVVREARLAFGAVASRPWRAYAAEHVLNGAPASADRFAAAADAELAGARTLPGNAYKVTLMRNLAVAVLSELAEETAR; encoded by the coding sequence ATGAGGGAGTTCGACTACCGGCGCGCCGAGGACGTCCCCGGCGCGGTCGCCCTGCTCGACGCCGACCCCGACGCCCGCTACCTCGGTGGTGGCACCAACCTCGTCGACCTGATGAAGACCGGCGTCGAACGCCCCGCGCGGCTCGTCGACGTACGTCAACTACCCCTGGACCAAATCGAGTCGACCGATGACGGCGGGCTGAGCATCGGCGCCACCGTGACCAACAGCGACCTCGCCGCCCACCCCGAGGTCCGCCGGCGCTACCCGGCGCTGTCCCAGGCGGTGCTCGCCGGAGCCTCCGGACAACTGCGCAACATGGCCACCGTCGGCGGGAATCTGCTGCAGCGCACCCGCTGCGGCTACTTCGCCGACGTGACCAAGCCCTGCAACAAGCGTCTCCCCGGCAGCGGCTGCCCCGCCGTCGAGGGCGAGCACCACAACCACGCCGTCCTGGGCGCCTCCGAGCACTGCATCGCCGTCCATCCCTCCGACATGGGGGTGGCACTGACTGCGTTCGACGCCGTCGTTTCGTATCGGACCGCCGACGGAGCAGGCGAGGTGCCTCTCGCCGACTTCTACCTGCCCGTCGGCGACACACCGCATCGGGAGACCGCCCTGCCGCCGGGCGCGCTCATCACCGGCGTCACGCTGCCGCCCGTGCCGTCGGCCTCCCGCTCCCGCTACCGCAAGGTGCGCGAACGCGCCTCGTACGCCTTCGCGATCGGCTCCGTCGCCGCCGCCCTCGACGTCAGCGACGGTGTCGTGCGCGAGGCGCGGCTGGCCTTCGGCGCGGTCGCGTCCCGGCCGTGGCGGGCGTACGCGGCCGAACACGTGCTGAACGGGGCCCCGGCGTCCGCCGACCGCTTCGCCGCGGCCGCCGACGCCGAACTGGCCGGGGCCCGGACGCTGCCCGGCAACGCGTACAAGGTGACCCTCATGCGCAACCTCGCGGTGGCCGTCCTGTCCGAACTCGCCGAGGAGACCGCCCGATGA
- a CDS encoding LysR family transcriptional regulator — protein MIDLRRLHVLRAVAHYGTVTAAARALHFTPSAASQQIRQLARDLGVDLLEPQGRGVRLSPAAESLLAHADAIEARWEQAELDLRADHGAPTGLLRVTGFPVAISVLLAPVAARLGARHPRLTVRILETEVPKSFDLLFEGATDLAIVEATPHNPPLSDARFDQQPLLDDPFDLVVPEGHPLAGRERAGLEEAAREPWIVPVPESPCRQHVMSACGAAGFTPDVVHHALDWNVTAHLVAHGLGVALIPRLAQLSPHLPVTRVRCAGDPHRKLLTCTRGGGHARPAVEAALRELRELAPTAVA, from the coding sequence ATGATTGACCTCCGCCGGCTGCATGTCCTCAGGGCGGTCGCCCACTACGGCACGGTCACCGCGGCCGCCCGCGCCCTGCACTTCACCCCGTCCGCCGCCTCGCAGCAGATCCGCCAGCTCGCCCGCGACCTGGGCGTCGACCTGCTGGAACCGCAGGGGCGCGGTGTACGGCTCTCCCCGGCCGCCGAGAGCCTGCTCGCGCACGCCGACGCCATCGAGGCCCGCTGGGAACAGGCGGAGCTGGACCTGCGGGCCGACCATGGCGCCCCCACCGGACTGCTGCGGGTCACCGGGTTCCCGGTGGCGATCTCGGTCCTGCTGGCCCCGGTGGCGGCCCGGCTGGGCGCCCGCCACCCGCGGCTGACGGTACGGATTCTGGAGACGGAGGTACCGAAGAGCTTCGACCTGCTCTTCGAGGGGGCCACCGATCTGGCGATCGTCGAGGCCACCCCGCACAACCCGCCGCTGAGCGACGCGCGCTTCGACCAACAACCCCTGCTGGACGACCCGTTCGACCTGGTGGTTCCCGAAGGGCATCCGCTGGCAGGCCGGGAGCGGGCCGGCCTCGAGGAGGCGGCGCGTGAACCGTGGATCGTGCCGGTGCCGGAGAGCCCCTGCCGGCAGCATGTGATGTCGGCCTGCGGTGCCGCCGGGTTCACCCCGGACGTCGTCCACCACGCCCTCGACTGGAACGTCACCGCTCATCTCGTCGCGCACGGGCTCGGCGTCGCCCTGATCCCGCGGCTGGCCCAGCTGTCCCCGCACCTGCCGGTCACCCGCGTACGCTGCGCGGGTGACCCGCACCGCAAACTGCTGACCTGCACCCGAGGGGGCGGCCACGCCCGCCCTGCGGTCGAGGCCGCGCTGCGGGAACTGCGGGAGCTCGCGCCGACGGCCGTCGCCTGA
- a CDS encoding xanthine dehydrogenase family protein molybdopterin-binding subunit, translated as MTATTTDRATLTGAVGTAHTRVEGRDKVTGAARYAGEIPFTGLAHGWLVLSTVARGRIGSVETAPVLAMPGVLTVLHHGNAPRLHLDYVGLLGVPPDPTAAVFQNDRIPHAGWPVALVVAETSEQAREAAEALVVTYEQEPHDIEFHGERPEAYPVDGHMPGVTEKGDLEAELAASAHVVDVEYTTPEEHHSMMEPHAATALWDGGRLEVVDSNQGTTWVADELSRMFSLDPSAVRVRSEHIGGGFGSKGLRAHQVSAVMATTALRRPVRVVLTRRQMFSLTGYRSPTAQRIRLGADADGRLRALEHRSLSQTSTVWEFVEPSAGVARVMYDAPAHRTANEALRLNVPSPTWMRAPGEAPGAFALEAALDELAERCGVDPIELRLRNEPDRGPVSGMPFSGRNLDACFREGARRFGWADRDPRPGLRREGNLLIGTGTAAASFPAGAGPSTAAVTAEADGTFTVRIAAADIGTGARTALTLIAADALRVAPARIRMRIGDSDFGPAMIAGGSTGTRSWAWAITVAADELRERLAPGAGVPPEGIPPEGVTVRSDTTAALGALAQVERHSFGAQFAEVAVDVTTGEVRVRRLLGVFAAGRIVNPLTARGQLVGGMIWGISMALHEEGIRDRASGSHYGGDLAGYHIASHADVPLVEAYWVDDPDPDDPVGIKGIGEIGIVGVAAAVANAVWHATGVRHRALPIRPDRILTAGGPHV; from the coding sequence ATGACCGCCACCACAACCGACCGGGCCACCCTCACGGGCGCGGTGGGCACCGCACACACCCGCGTGGAGGGCCGTGACAAGGTGACCGGAGCCGCCCGCTACGCGGGCGAGATCCCCTTCACCGGCCTCGCCCACGGCTGGCTGGTGCTGTCCACCGTGGCCCGCGGCCGGATCGGCTCCGTCGAGACCGCCCCCGTGCTCGCGATGCCCGGTGTGCTCACCGTGCTGCACCACGGCAACGCCCCGCGCCTCCACCTCGACTACGTCGGTCTGCTGGGCGTCCCGCCGGACCCTACCGCCGCCGTCTTCCAGAACGACCGGATCCCGCACGCCGGCTGGCCCGTCGCGCTCGTCGTCGCCGAGACCTCCGAGCAGGCCCGCGAGGCCGCCGAGGCGCTCGTCGTGACGTACGAACAGGAGCCGCACGACATCGAGTTCCACGGGGAGCGCCCCGAGGCGTATCCGGTGGACGGCCACATGCCCGGGGTGACGGAGAAGGGCGACCTGGAAGCCGAACTCGCCGCGTCCGCCCATGTCGTGGACGTCGAGTACACCACCCCAGAAGAGCACCACAGCATGATGGAACCGCACGCGGCGACCGCCCTGTGGGACGGCGGGCGGCTCGAGGTCGTCGACTCCAACCAGGGCACCACCTGGGTCGCCGACGAACTCTCCCGGATGTTCTCCCTCGACCCGTCCGCCGTGCGGGTGCGCTCCGAGCACATCGGCGGCGGCTTCGGCAGCAAGGGCCTGCGCGCCCACCAGGTGTCCGCGGTGATGGCCACCACCGCGCTGCGACGCCCGGTCCGCGTGGTTCTGACCCGTCGTCAGATGTTCTCGCTCACCGGCTACCGCAGCCCCACCGCCCAGCGGATCAGGCTCGGCGCCGACGCCGACGGCCGGCTGCGCGCCCTGGAGCACCGCTCGCTCAGCCAGACGTCGACGGTCTGGGAGTTCGTCGAGCCCAGCGCCGGCGTGGCACGGGTGATGTACGACGCCCCCGCCCACCGCACCGCGAACGAGGCACTGCGGCTGAACGTGCCGTCACCGACCTGGATGCGGGCGCCGGGCGAGGCCCCGGGAGCCTTCGCGCTGGAGGCGGCGCTCGACGAACTCGCCGAGCGGTGCGGCGTCGACCCGATCGAGCTGCGCCTGCGCAACGAACCCGACCGGGGCCCGGTCTCCGGGATGCCGTTCAGCGGCCGCAACCTCGACGCCTGCTTCCGGGAGGGCGCCCGCCGCTTCGGCTGGGCCGACCGCGACCCGCGACCCGGCCTGCGCCGGGAGGGGAACCTGCTGATCGGCACCGGCACGGCCGCGGCCTCCTTCCCCGCGGGCGCCGGCCCCTCCACGGCCGCGGTGACGGCCGAGGCGGACGGCACCTTCACCGTGCGGATCGCGGCGGCCGACATCGGCACCGGGGCCCGTACCGCGCTCACCCTGATCGCCGCCGACGCGCTCCGGGTGGCGCCCGCGCGGATCCGGATGCGGATCGGTGACAGCGACTTCGGTCCCGCGATGATCGCCGGCGGTTCCACGGGAACCCGCTCCTGGGCCTGGGCGATCACCGTCGCCGCCGACGAACTGCGGGAACGCCTCGCGCCGGGGGCCGGCGTTCCCCCGGAGGGCATCCCGCCGGAGGGCGTCACCGTACGCTCCGACACCACCGCGGCCCTCGGCGCCCTGGCGCAGGTGGAACGGCACTCCTTCGGGGCGCAGTTCGCCGAGGTCGCCGTGGACGTCACCACCGGAGAGGTGCGGGTGCGCCGCCTGCTCGGAGTGTTCGCCGCCGGGCGGATCGTCAACCCCCTCACCGCGCGCGGCCAGCTCGTCGGCGGAATGATCTGGGGCATCTCCATGGCCCTGCACGAGGAAGGGATCCGTGACCGGGCTTCGGGCTCCCACTACGGCGGTGACCTCGCGGGCTACCACATCGCCAGTCACGCCGACGTACCGCTCGTCGAGGCGTACTGGGTGGACGACCCGGACCCCGACGACCCGGTCGGCATCAAGGGCATCGGCGAGATCGGCATCGTCGGGGTCGCGGCGGCCGTCGCCAACGCCGTCTGGCACGCGACCGGAGTGCGGCACCGGGCCCTGCCCATCCGGCCGGACCGGATCCTCACCGCGGGCGGGCCGCATGTTTGA
- a CDS encoding catalase, which translates to MTDTSPATTTDSGAPAESDEHSLTAGAGGPVLLQDAYLIEQMAQFNRERIPERQPHAKGSGAFGHFEVTHDVSAYTKAAVFQPGTRTDLLIRFSTVAGERGSPDTWRDPRGFAVKFYTSQGNYDMVGNNTPVFFVKDPMKFQHFIRSQKRRADNNLRDHDMQWDFWTLSPESAHQVTWLMGDRGIPRTWRHMNGYTSHTYMWINADGRRFWVKYHFKTDQGIECFTQHEADQMASADTDYHMRDLFEHIRDGEYPSWTLYVQVMPYEEAADYRFNPFDLTKVWPHGDYPLVPVGRMTLDRNPTDNHAEIEQAAFQPNNLVPGIGPSPDRMLLARLFSYADAHRHRIGANYQQLPVNAPVVDVHTYSKDGAMAYRKTTDPVYAPNSKGGPAADTGNYGTPPSWETDGAITRTAYVSHAEDDDWGQPGTLVREVMDDAARDRLVDNVVGHLLNGVSEPVLQRAFEYWSNIDKTIGDRIARGVRAKADEKDPKAAAQANPARSSMQDKA; encoded by the coding sequence ATGACAGACACCTCGCCTGCCACCACGACGGACTCCGGTGCCCCGGCGGAGAGTGACGAGCACTCGCTCACCGCGGGCGCGGGCGGTCCGGTACTGCTGCAGGACGCCTACCTGATCGAGCAGATGGCCCAGTTCAACCGGGAGCGGATCCCCGAACGCCAGCCGCATGCGAAGGGAAGCGGCGCTTTCGGTCATTTCGAGGTGACCCACGACGTGAGCGCCTACACGAAGGCGGCCGTCTTCCAGCCTGGCACCCGTACCGATCTGCTCATCCGCTTCTCGACCGTCGCGGGCGAGCGTGGCAGCCCGGACACCTGGCGCGACCCGCGCGGCTTCGCGGTGAAGTTCTACACCAGCCAGGGCAACTACGACATGGTCGGCAACAACACGCCGGTGTTCTTCGTCAAGGATCCGATGAAGTTCCAGCACTTCATCCGGTCGCAGAAGCGCCGGGCGGACAACAACCTGCGCGACCACGACATGCAGTGGGACTTCTGGACCCTCTCACCGGAATCCGCCCATCAGGTCACCTGGCTCATGGGGGACCGCGGCATCCCGCGCACCTGGCGCCACATGAACGGCTACACCTCCCACACCTACATGTGGATCAACGCCGACGGCCGGCGGTTCTGGGTGAAGTACCACTTCAAGACGGACCAGGGCATCGAGTGCTTCACCCAGCACGAGGCCGACCAGATGGCGTCCGCCGACACCGACTACCACATGCGGGACCTCTTCGAGCACATCCGTGACGGCGAGTACCCGAGCTGGACCCTGTACGTGCAGGTCATGCCGTACGAGGAAGCCGCGGACTACCGGTTCAACCCGTTCGACCTGACCAAGGTGTGGCCGCACGGCGACTACCCCCTCGTCCCGGTCGGCCGCATGACACTCGACCGCAACCCGACCGACAACCACGCCGAGATCGAACAGGCCGCCTTCCAGCCCAACAACCTGGTCCCGGGCATCGGCCCGAGCCCGGACCGCATGCTGCTGGCACGGCTCTTCTCCTACGCCGACGCCCACCGTCACCGGATCGGCGCCAACTACCAGCAGCTCCCCGTCAACGCCCCGGTCGTCGACGTCCACACCTACTCCAAGGACGGCGCGATGGCCTACCGGAAGACGACCGATCCGGTCTACGCGCCGAACTCCAAGGGCGGTCCCGCCGCCGATACCGGGAACTACGGCACCCCGCCCAGCTGGGAGACCGACGGGGCCATCACCCGCACCGCCTATGTCAGCCACGCCGAGGACGACGACTGGGGGCAGCCCGGCACCCTGGTGCGCGAGGTCATGGACGACGCCGCACGCGACCGGCTGGTGGACAACGTCGTCGGCCACCTCCTCAACGGCGTGAGCGAGCCCGTCCTCCAGCGGGCCTTCGAGTACTGGTCGAACATCGACAAGACCATCGGCGACCGCATTGCCCGGGGCGTGCGCGCGAAGGCGGACGAGAAGGACCCCAAGGCCGCCGCACAGGCCAACCCGGCCCGGAGCTCCATGCAGGACAAGGCCTGA
- a CDS encoding VOC family protein — protein sequence MSVEFNHTIVLTRDREKSARFLARILSLEVGEPAGMFLPVTTANGVTLDFATIDADIPMQHYAFLVSEDEFGPVLARLVDDGIPIQADPHGRHPRRVNRNDGGHGVYFLDPAGHGLEVITRPYGTDPDSPLNGVTEEVPGAV from the coding sequence GTGTCAGTCGAGTTCAACCACACCATCGTTCTCACCCGCGACCGGGAGAAGTCCGCCCGTTTCCTCGCCCGGATCCTGAGCCTGGAGGTCGGCGAGCCGGCCGGGATGTTCCTTCCGGTGACGACGGCCAACGGCGTCACCCTGGACTTCGCGACCATCGACGCCGACATCCCCATGCAGCACTACGCGTTCCTCGTCTCCGAGGACGAGTTCGGCCCCGTCCTCGCCCGGCTCGTGGACGACGGGATCCCCATCCAGGCCGATCCGCACGGCCGTCACCCGCGGCGCGTCAACCGCAACGACGGCGGCCACGGCGTGTACTTCCTCGATCCGGCGGGCCATGGCCTGGAAGTCATCACCCGCCCCTACGGCACCGACCCCGACTCCCCCCTCAACGGCGTCACGGAGGAAGTCCCCGGGGCGGTCTGA
- a CDS encoding NADPH-dependent FMN reductase: MSVRILALVGSLRSGSHNRQLAEAAVKFAPEGSEIVLHEGLGEIPFYNEDIDVEDTVPAAARLREAVAGADALLFFTPEYNGTIPAVLKNAIDWLSRPFGASALGQKPVAVVGTAFGQYGGVWAQDEARKALGIAGGKVIEDIKLSIPGSMTRFAGIHPADDSEVAGRLTEVIVRLNSHATAATAA; this comes from the coding sequence ATGTCTGTTCGCATCCTCGCTCTCGTAGGCAGCCTTCGTTCCGGTTCGCACAACCGTCAGCTCGCGGAGGCCGCGGTCAAGTTCGCACCCGAGGGCTCCGAGATCGTGCTCCACGAGGGACTTGGGGAGATCCCGTTCTACAACGAGGACATCGACGTCGAGGACACCGTCCCGGCCGCCGCCCGGCTGCGCGAGGCCGTGGCGGGCGCCGACGCCCTGCTGTTCTTCACTCCCGAGTACAACGGCACGATCCCGGCCGTCCTGAAGAACGCGATCGACTGGCTGTCCCGCCCGTTCGGCGCCTCCGCCCTCGGCCAGAAGCCGGTCGCCGTGGTCGGCACCGCCTTCGGCCAGTACGGCGGTGTCTGGGCGCAGGACGAGGCCCGCAAGGCCCTCGGTATCGCGGGCGGGAAGGTGATCGAGGACATCAAGCTCTCCATTCCCGGCTCCATGACCCGTTTCGCCGGGATCCACCCCGCCGACGACTCCGAGGTGGCAGGCCGGCTCACCGAGGTCATCGTCCGCCTGAACAGCCACGCCACCGCGGCGACCGCCGCCTGA
- a CDS encoding type II toxin-antitoxin system PemK/MazF family toxin — MTEYSTDEVPGRFGPTATIEAEPGEVGRVRTEYSPEHDGDPDPGEIVWTWVPYEENDGRGKDRPVLVVAREPAGTFLAVQLSSRQRSGDRDRVPIGSGPWDRAGRDSWVAVDRVLRLHEDGMRREACALDRMRFNLVRHRLRERYGWN; from the coding sequence GTGACCGAGTACAGCACTGATGAAGTCCCGGGACGCTTCGGCCCCACCGCCACCATCGAGGCCGAACCCGGTGAGGTGGGCAGGGTGCGCACGGAGTACTCGCCCGAGCACGACGGCGACCCCGATCCCGGGGAGATCGTCTGGACCTGGGTGCCCTACGAGGAGAACGACGGCAGGGGCAAGGACCGTCCCGTGCTCGTGGTCGCGCGGGAGCCGGCCGGAACGTTCCTCGCGGTGCAGCTGTCGAGCAGGCAGCGCAGCGGGGACCGGGACCGGGTGCCGATCGGCAGTGGACCGTGGGACCGCGCGGGCCGTGATTCGTGGGTCGCCGTCGACCGGGTGCTGCGGCTGCACGAGGACGGCATGCGCCGCGAGGCGTGCGCCCTGGACCGGATGCGGTTCAATCTGGTGCGTCACCGGCTGCGGGAGCGGTACGGCTGGAACTGA
- a CDS encoding TetR/AcrR family transcriptional regulator: MGQDTGQTPGGEDKPRDKPVPPRAQAPLRSDAQRNRERILEVALVELTRSADTPLSVIAKRAGVGQGTLYRNFPSREDLVLEIYRHEMRQVADSAARLLETREPDHALREWMDRLARFAMTKAGLADAIRQATGAPGGPAKPGPSPVIEAAGLLLRACEEAGTIRPGVTVDDMLLAIGGLWQLDPAADWQPSAARVLDIVMDGLRAGAPGRR; this comes from the coding sequence ATGGGTCAGGACACGGGGCAGACGCCGGGCGGCGAGGACAAGCCTCGGGACAAGCCCGTACCCCCGCGCGCGCAGGCGCCCCTGCGGTCGGACGCGCAGCGCAACCGCGAGCGCATTCTGGAGGTCGCCCTGGTCGAGCTGACCCGGTCGGCCGACACCCCGCTGAGCGTGATCGCCAAGAGGGCGGGCGTCGGTCAGGGGACGCTCTACCGGAACTTCCCCAGCCGGGAGGACCTCGTCCTGGAGATCTACCGCCACGAGATGCGCCAGGTCGCCGACAGCGCTGCCCGGCTGCTGGAGACCCGGGAGCCCGACCATGCCCTGCGCGAGTGGATGGACCGGCTCGCCCGGTTCGCGATGACCAAGGCCGGGCTGGCCGATGCCATCAGGCAGGCCACCGGCGCGCCGGGCGGCCCGGCGAAGCCGGGACCCAGCCCCGTGATCGAGGCGGCCGGCCTTCTGCTGCGCGCCTGCGAGGAGGCGGGAACCATCCGGCCCGGAGTGACCGTGGACGACATGCTGCTCGCGATCGGCGGCCTCTGGCAGCTTGATCCCGCCGCAGACTGGCAGCCGAGTGCCGCCCGGGTGCTGGACATCGTCATGGACGGGCTGCGCGCCGGGGCGCCCGGACGGCGGTAG